The Rhizosphaericola mali genome has a window encoding:
- a CDS encoding DUF2695 domain-containing protein has translation MTTEQLQEKLYEFIRPSYPDIKINVVDTVENVRQLYFTDDRFELLYPKQRYHYLTHLIPSDFYDQNLQSTEWFELAPNEKPDELDYHDQETIDEIKEPILSILKDKVGFVSLLDKKFISENAKCFGDFRHSKKILTDLKFSDQDQFDIFHVLMNEGAYCDCEILYNVFRDSEYTKQYWRDRQE, from the coding sequence ATGACCACAGAACAACTTCAAGAAAAGCTATACGAATTTATAAGACCAAGTTATCCTGACATTAAAATTAATGTCGTGGACACCGTGGAAAATGTTCGTCAATTATATTTCACGGACGACAGGTTTGAATTGCTTTATCCAAAACAACGCTATCACTATTTGACACATTTAATTCCATCTGACTTTTACGACCAAAATTTACAAAGCACTGAATGGTTTGAACTTGCCCCAAATGAAAAACCTGACGAACTTGACTATCACGACCAGGAGACAATTGACGAAATCAAAGAACCAATACTTTCAATATTAAAAGACAAGGTTGGTTTTGTTTCACTTCTCGACAAAAAATTTATTTCTGAGAATGCAAAATGTTTCGGAGACTTTCGACATTCAAAAAAGATTTTGACAGACTTAAAATTTTCAGACCAAGACCAGTTTGACATCTTTCACGTTTTAATGAACGAGGGAGCTTATTGCGACTGTGAAATTTTATACAACGTTTTTAGAGACAGCGAATACACAAAACAATATTGGCGGGACAGACAAGAATAA